The proteins below are encoded in one region of Micromonospora pisi:
- a CDS encoding ABC transporter substrate-binding protein codes for MRRLASTAAALLLLGSVAACGGSDEQPTTADGRKQVTLTLNWVPYGEHAPFYYGLKKGYYEAEGIELEIKPGGGSGKTIQAVAQQQTDFGWADTPPMLKAIATGMKVKSVGVFLQKGPTSIEFLADKGISKPADLKGKTVGGTPGDAIYATFPAWLKANGLAETDVKVVNLDAAGKVAALAEGRVDAIQGFFHDQAPTIEAKTGKKVDYLLYADWGMNMLGTGIVVNDATLSKDPDLVKAFVRATQKSWADAAKDIPGATDAMAELAENEPAKDVLVKQLTLAVPLLDVAPGAAPGVNPPTKWTETIDLMSRYADLKDAGGPEKYWDSGYTNQG; via the coding sequence ATGAGACGTCTCGCGTCCACCGCCGCCGCCCTGCTCCTGCTCGGATCGGTCGCCGCCTGCGGCGGCTCCGACGAGCAACCCACCACCGCCGATGGCCGCAAACAGGTCACGCTGACCCTGAACTGGGTGCCGTACGGCGAGCACGCGCCGTTCTACTACGGCCTGAAGAAGGGCTACTACGAGGCCGAGGGGATCGAGCTGGAGATCAAGCCCGGCGGCGGCTCGGGCAAGACCATCCAGGCGGTGGCCCAGCAGCAGACGGACTTCGGCTGGGCCGACACCCCGCCGATGCTCAAGGCGATCGCCACCGGGATGAAGGTGAAGAGCGTCGGGGTGTTCCTCCAGAAGGGACCGACCTCGATCGAGTTCCTCGCCGACAAGGGCATCAGCAAGCCCGCCGACCTGAAGGGCAAGACCGTCGGCGGCACCCCCGGCGACGCCATCTACGCCACCTTCCCGGCCTGGCTGAAGGCGAACGGGCTGGCCGAGACTGACGTCAAGGTGGTCAACCTGGACGCCGCCGGCAAGGTCGCGGCGCTGGCCGAGGGACGGGTCGACGCGATCCAGGGCTTCTTCCACGACCAGGCCCCGACGATCGAGGCGAAGACCGGCAAGAAGGTCGACTACCTGCTCTACGCCGACTGGGGCATGAACATGCTCGGCACCGGGATCGTGGTCAACGACGCCACCCTGAGCAAGGACCCGGATCTGGTCAAGGCGTTCGTCCGGGCCACCCAGAAGTCCTGGGCCGACGCGGCGAAGGACATCCCGGGGGCCACCGACGCGATGGCCGAACTGGCCGAGAACGAACCGGCCAAGGACGTCCTGGTCAAGCAGCTCACGCTGGCCGTACCGCTGCTCGACGTGGCGCCCGGCGCGGCACCCGGGGTGAACCCGCCGACCAAGTGGACCGAGACCATCGACCTGATGAGCCGGTACGCCGACCTCAAGGACGCGGGCG
- a CDS encoding ABC transporter permease, translating into MSDRTIDDGVDLAAPITAAPPAGSPDADATGPRTPPDQLGPPARRGLGNRLARLAEAIWRPALLLAALVSVWWFVAAREYVPNYLVPTPGQVWTTMVDQWSFLLRNTYVTLYETVIGFVLAALLGLGTAILIAYSPTMEKAIYPIVLFAQVIPKIAIAPLLVVWFGVGFTPKIVLAVLIAFFPVVISGVAGLRSTDPELIDLAATMGAGPWKTFRRIRFPNALPHLMSGLKVAVTLAVVGAVVGEFVGADEGLGYVLLLANGNLDAALLFADLFLMSLIGIVLFVVVEVAEALLIPWHASRRSGVPLTTS; encoded by the coding sequence GTGTCCGACCGCACCATCGACGACGGCGTCGACCTGGCCGCCCCGATCACGGCGGCACCACCGGCCGGGTCACCGGACGCCGACGCGACCGGCCCGCGTACGCCGCCGGACCAGCTCGGTCCCCCGGCCCGGCGCGGACTCGGCAACCGCCTCGCCCGACTGGCCGAGGCGATCTGGCGGCCGGCGTTGCTGCTCGCCGCGCTGGTCAGCGTCTGGTGGTTCGTCGCGGCCCGCGAGTACGTGCCCAACTACCTGGTGCCGACACCCGGGCAGGTCTGGACCACCATGGTCGACCAGTGGTCGTTCCTGCTCCGCAACACCTACGTGACGCTCTACGAGACGGTCATCGGTTTCGTCCTGGCCGCCCTGCTCGGGCTCGGCACGGCGATCCTGATCGCCTACTCCCCCACCATGGAGAAAGCGATCTACCCGATCGTGCTCTTCGCCCAGGTCATCCCGAAGATCGCGATCGCCCCGCTGCTGGTGGTCTGGTTCGGCGTCGGCTTCACCCCGAAGATCGTGCTGGCCGTGCTGATCGCCTTCTTCCCGGTGGTGATCTCCGGCGTGGCCGGGCTGCGCTCGACCGACCCGGAGCTGATCGACCTCGCCGCGACCATGGGCGCGGGGCCGTGGAAGACGTTCCGCCGGATCCGCTTCCCGAACGCCCTGCCGCACCTGATGTCCGGGCTCAAGGTGGCCGTCACGCTCGCCGTGGTCGGCGCCGTGGTCGGTGAGTTCGTCGGCGCCGACGAGGGCCTCGGCTACGTGCTGCTGCTGGCGAACGGCAACCTCGACGCGGCACTGCTCTTCGCCGACCTGTTCCTGATGTCGCTGATCGGCATCGTGCTCTTCGTCGTCGTCGAGGTGGCGGAGGCGCTGCTCATCCCCTGGCACGCCAGCCGCCGGTCCGGCGTACCGCTGACCACGTCCTGA